From a region of the Globicephala melas chromosome 19, mGloMel1.2, whole genome shotgun sequence genome:
- the NOP53 gene encoding ribosome biogenesis protein NOP53 isoform X2 — protein sequence MADAGSRSREGAGFRRAHAPNRISGRRRRSSSFNKMAVGRGGGGGGQCSKSEANSGFLGLRPTSVDPALRRRRRGPRNKKRGWRRLAQEPLGLEVDQFLEDVRLQERTSGGLISEAPDEKLFFVDTGSKNEEPNKKRTKGQKRSLLLKKPLRIDLILENTSKVPAPKDIRAHQVPNARKLKRKEQLWERLAEQGELPREVRRAQARLLHPPVAKAKPGPQDTVERPFYDLWVKDNPLDRPLERQDPFFLEQTKKKGVKRPQRLHTKPSKAPAVEVMPAGASYNPTFEDHQTLLRAAHEVELLRQKAAEKLQRQLAPPASEQAATQESAFQEMCQGLLEESDGEGEPGEGQDEGPEVGGDQATGAEASPTAVRPASVEKKTEQQRRREKGARMLRVQQAAVRAARLRHQQVFRLRGIKAQVAQRLAELARRRERRQAQRLAEADRPRRLGRLKYQDPDIDVQLSSELSDSLRTLKPEGNILRDRFKSFQRRNMIEPRERAKFKRKYKVKLVEKRAFREIQ from the exons ATGGCGGACGCCGGAAGTAGGTCACGGGAAGGGGCGGGATTTCGGCGCGCGCATGCCCCAAACCGGATTTCCGGGCGCCGGAGAAGAAGTTCTTCCTTTAACAAGATGGCGGtgggaaggggtggtggtggtggcgggcAGTGCTCGAAAAGCGAGGCCAATTCCGGCTTCCTGGGGCTGCGGCCCACTTCGGTGGACCCGGCGctgaggcggcggcggcgaggcCCAAGAAATAAGAAGCGGGGCTGGCGGCGGCTCGCTCAGGAGCCGCTGGGATTGGAGGTCGATCAGTTCCTGGAGGACGTGCGGCTGCAGGAGCGCACGAGCGG TGGCTTGATATCAGAGGCCCCCGATGAAAAACTCTTCTTCGTGGACACTGGCTCCAAGAATGAAG AGCCGAACAAGAAGAGGACCAAAGGTCAGAAGAGGTCACTGCTTCTCAAGAAACCCCTTCGGATCGACCTCATCCTAGAGAACACGTCCAAGGTCCCTGCACCCAAAGA CATCCGCGCCCACCAGGTCCCCAACGCCAGGAAGCTCAAGCGGAAGGAGCAGCTATGGGAGAGGCTGGCAGAGCAGGGCGAGTTGCCCCGGGAGGTGCGCAGGGCTCAGGCCCGGCTCCTCCACCCTCCTGTGGCCAAAGCCAAGCCGGGGCCACAGGACACGGTTGAGCGGCCCTTCTACGACCTTTGGGTCAAAGACA ACCCTCTGGACCGGCCCTTGGAGCGCCAGGACCCTTTTTTCCTGGAGCAGACCAAGAAGAAAGGTGTGAAG CGGCCGCAGCGTCTCCACACCAAGCCCTCCAAGGCGCCTGCCGTGGAGGTGATGCCCGCGGGAGCTTCCTACAACCCGACCTTTGAGGACCACCAG aCCCTGCTCCGGGCGGCTCATGAGGTGGAGCTGCTGCGGCAGAAGGCAGCAGAGAAGCTGCAGCGGCAGCTGGCCCCGCCGGCCTCGGAGCAGGCCGCCACCCAG gaGTCTGCCTTCCAGGAGATGTGCCAGGGGCTGCTGGAGGAGTCGGATGGGGAAGGGGAGCCCGGCGAGGGCCAGGACGAGGGTCCCGAGGTTGGAGGAGACCAGGCCACGGGAGCAGAGGCCTCGCCCACAGCCGTCCGCCCGGCCTCCGTGGAGAAGAAGACGGAGCAGCAGCGGCGGCGGGAGAAGGGTGCCCGGATGCTG AGGGTGCAGCAGGCTGCGGTGCGGGCCGCCCGGCTTCGGCACCAGCAGGTCTTCAGGCTGCGCGGGATCAAGGCGCAGGTAGCGCAGCGGCTGGCGGAGCTGGCTCGACGGCGGGAGCGGCGGCAGGCACAGCGGCTGGCAGAGGCGGACAGACCCCGCCGGCTGGGGCGGCTCAA GTATCAGGACCCCGACATTGACGTGCAGCTCAGCTCGGAGCTGTCTGACTCACTCAGGACCCTGAAG CCTGAGGGCAACATCCTCCGTGACCGGTTCAAGAGCTTCCAGAGAAGAAACATGATCGAGCCTCGGGAGCGAGCCAA gttCAAGCGCAAGTACAAAGTGAAGCTGGTGGAGAAGCGGGCGTTCCGCGAGATCCAGTGA
- the EHD2 gene encoding EH domain-containing protein 2 produces the protein MFSWLKRGGARGQQPEAIRTVTSALKELYREKLLPLEEHYRFGAFHSPALEDADFDGKPMVLVAGQYSTGKTSFIQYLLEQEVPGSRVGPEPTTDCFVAVMHGDTEGIVPGNALVVDPDKPFRKLNPFGNTFLNRFMCAQLPNQVLESISIIDTPGILSGAKQRVSRGYDFPAVLRWFAERVDLIILLFDAHKLEISDEFSEAIGALRGHEDKIRVVLNKADMVETQQLMRVYGALMWALGKVVGTPEVLRVYIGSFWSQPLLVPDNRRLFELEEQDLFRDIQGLPRHAALRKLNDLVKRARLVRVHTYIISYLKKEMPSVFGKENKKKQLILKLPVIFAKIQLEHHISPGDFPDCQKMQELLMAHDFTKFHSLKPKLLEALDEMLTHNIAKLMPLLRQEELESTDVGVQGGAFEGTHMGPFIERGPDEVLEDGEEGSDDEAEWVVTKDKSKYDEIFYNLAPSDGKLSGTKAKTWMVGTKLPNSVLGRIWKLSDVDRDGMLDDEEFALASHLIEAKLEGHGLPTNLPRRLVPPSKRRHKGSAE, from the exons ATGTTCAGCTGGCTGAAGCGGGGCGGGGCTCGGGGTCAGCAGCCCGAGGCCATCCGCACGGTGACCTCAGCCCTCAAGGAGCTGTACCGTGAAAAACTGCTGCCTCTCGAGGAGCACTACCGCTTCGGGGCCTTCCATTCACCAGCCCTGGAGGATGCTGACTTTGACGGCAAGCCCATGGTGCTGGTGGCCGGCCAGTACAGCACGGGCAAGACCAGCTTCATCCAGTACCTGCTGGAGCAGGAGGTGCCCGGCTCCCGGGTCGGGCCCGAGCCCACCACCGACTGCTTCGTGGCCGTCATGCATGGTGACACCGAGGGCATCGTGCCTGGCAACGCCCTCGTCGTTGACCCAGACAAACCCTTCCGCAAACTCAACCCCTTTGGGAACACCTTCCTCAACAG GTTCATGTGCGCCCAGCTCCCCAATCAGGTCCTGGAGAGCATTAGTATCATCGACACCCCAGGCATCCTGTCGGGGGCCAAACAGAGAGTGAGCCGCG GCTACGACTTCCCGGCCGTGCTGCGCTGGTTCGCCGAGCGCGTGGACCTCATCATCCTACTCTTCGATGCCCACAAGCTGGAGATCTCAGACGAGTTCTCGGAGGCCATCGGTGCCCTGCGAGGCCATGAGGACAAGATCCGTGTGGTGCTCAACAAGGCCGACATGGTGGAGACGCAGCAGCTGATGCGCGTCTATGGGGCGCTCATGTGGGCGCTGGGCAAGGTGGTGGGCACGCCCGAGGTGCTGCGCGTCTACATCGGCTCCTTCTGGTCCCAGCCCCTCCTGGTACCCGACAACCGGCGCCTCTTCGAGCTGGAGGAGCAGGACCTCTTCCGCGACATCCAGGGCCTGCCGCGCCACGCCGCACTGCGCAAGCTCAACGATCTGGTGAAGAGGGCCCGGCTGGTGCGG GTTCACACCTACATCATCAGCTACCTGAAGAAGGAGATGCCCTCCGTGTTTGGGAAGGAGAACAAGAAGAAGCAGCTGATCCTCAAGTTGCCAGTCATCTTTGCCAAGATTCAGCTGGAGCATCACATATCTCCCGGCGACTTCCCGGACTGCCAGAAGATGCAG GAGCTGCTGATGGCTCACGACTTCACCAAGTTCCACTCGTTGAAGCCGAAGCTGCTGGAGGCGCTGGATGAGATGCTGACCCACAACATCGCCAAGCTCATGCCGCTGCTCCGGCAGGAGGAGCTGGAGAGCACGGATGTGGGCGTGCAGGGGGGCGCTTTCGAGGGCACGCACATGGGCCCCTTCATAGAGCGGGGGCCTGACGAGGTCCTGGAGGACGGCGAGGAGGGCTCGGATGATGAGGCTGAGTGGGTGGTGACCAAGGACAAGTCCAAATATGATGAGATCTTCTACAACCTGGCGCCGTCCGATGGCAAGCTGAGCGGCACCAAGGCCAAGACCTGGATGGTGGGTACCAAGCTCCCCAACTCTGTGCTGGGCCGCATCTGGAAGCTGAGCGATGTTGACCGAGACGGCATGCTGGACGACGAGGAGTTCGCCCTGGCCAGCCACCTCATCGAGGCCAAGCTCGAGGGCCACGGGCTGCCCACCAACCTGCCCCGCCGCCTGGTGCCACCTTCCAAGCGGCGTCACAAGGGCTCCGCTGAGTGA
- the NOP53 gene encoding ribosome biogenesis protein NOP53 isoform X1, protein MADAGSRSREGAGFRRAHAPNRISGRRRRSSSFNKMAVGRGGGGGGQCSKSEANSGFLGLRPTSVDPALRRRRRGPRNKKRGWRRLAQEPLGLEVDQFLEDVRLQERTSGGLISEAPDEKLFFVDTGSKNEEPNKKRTKGQKRSLLLKKPLRIDLILENTSKVPAPKDIRAHQVPNARKLKRKEQLWERLAEQGELPREVRRAQARLLHPPVAKAKPGPQDTVERPFYDLWVKDNPLDRPLERQDPFFLEQTKKKGVKRPQRLHTKPSKAPAVEVMPAGASYNPTFEDHQTLLRAAHEVELLRQKAAEKLQRQLAPPASEQAATQESAFQEMCQGLLEESDGEGEPGEGQDEGPEVGGDQATGAEASPTAVRPASVEKKTEQQRRREKGARMLRVQQAAVRAARLRHQQVFRLRGIKAQVAQRLAELARRRERRQAQRLAEADRPRRLGRLKYQDPDIDVQLSSELSDSLRTLKPEGNILRDRFKSFQRRNMIEPRERAKFKRKYKVKLVEKRAFREIQL, encoded by the exons ATGGCGGACGCCGGAAGTAGGTCACGGGAAGGGGCGGGATTTCGGCGCGCGCATGCCCCAAACCGGATTTCCGGGCGCCGGAGAAGAAGTTCTTCCTTTAACAAGATGGCGGtgggaaggggtggtggtggtggcgggcAGTGCTCGAAAAGCGAGGCCAATTCCGGCTTCCTGGGGCTGCGGCCCACTTCGGTGGACCCGGCGctgaggcggcggcggcgaggcCCAAGAAATAAGAAGCGGGGCTGGCGGCGGCTCGCTCAGGAGCCGCTGGGATTGGAGGTCGATCAGTTCCTGGAGGACGTGCGGCTGCAGGAGCGCACGAGCGG TGGCTTGATATCAGAGGCCCCCGATGAAAAACTCTTCTTCGTGGACACTGGCTCCAAGAATGAAG AGCCGAACAAGAAGAGGACCAAAGGTCAGAAGAGGTCACTGCTTCTCAAGAAACCCCTTCGGATCGACCTCATCCTAGAGAACACGTCCAAGGTCCCTGCACCCAAAGA CATCCGCGCCCACCAGGTCCCCAACGCCAGGAAGCTCAAGCGGAAGGAGCAGCTATGGGAGAGGCTGGCAGAGCAGGGCGAGTTGCCCCGGGAGGTGCGCAGGGCTCAGGCCCGGCTCCTCCACCCTCCTGTGGCCAAAGCCAAGCCGGGGCCACAGGACACGGTTGAGCGGCCCTTCTACGACCTTTGGGTCAAAGACA ACCCTCTGGACCGGCCCTTGGAGCGCCAGGACCCTTTTTTCCTGGAGCAGACCAAGAAGAAAGGTGTGAAG CGGCCGCAGCGTCTCCACACCAAGCCCTCCAAGGCGCCTGCCGTGGAGGTGATGCCCGCGGGAGCTTCCTACAACCCGACCTTTGAGGACCACCAG aCCCTGCTCCGGGCGGCTCATGAGGTGGAGCTGCTGCGGCAGAAGGCAGCAGAGAAGCTGCAGCGGCAGCTGGCCCCGCCGGCCTCGGAGCAGGCCGCCACCCAG gaGTCTGCCTTCCAGGAGATGTGCCAGGGGCTGCTGGAGGAGTCGGATGGGGAAGGGGAGCCCGGCGAGGGCCAGGACGAGGGTCCCGAGGTTGGAGGAGACCAGGCCACGGGAGCAGAGGCCTCGCCCACAGCCGTCCGCCCGGCCTCCGTGGAGAAGAAGACGGAGCAGCAGCGGCGGCGGGAGAAGGGTGCCCGGATGCTG AGGGTGCAGCAGGCTGCGGTGCGGGCCGCCCGGCTTCGGCACCAGCAGGTCTTCAGGCTGCGCGGGATCAAGGCGCAGGTAGCGCAGCGGCTGGCGGAGCTGGCTCGACGGCGGGAGCGGCGGCAGGCACAGCGGCTGGCAGAGGCGGACAGACCCCGCCGGCTGGGGCGGCTCAA GTATCAGGACCCCGACATTGACGTGCAGCTCAGCTCGGAGCTGTCTGACTCACTCAGGACCCTGAAG CCTGAGGGCAACATCCTCCGTGACCGGTTCAAGAGCTTCCAGAGAAGAAACATGATCGAGCCTCGGGAGCGAGCCAA gttCAAGCGCAAGTACAAAGTGAAGCTGGTGGAGAAGCGGGCGTTCCGCGAGATCCA GTTGTAG